From a region of the Bacteroides sp. AN502(2024) genome:
- a CDS encoding IS4 family transposase, whose product MANITLFAQVISHLPKENIRKIIKSSGSDKHCKGYNTWSQFVSMIFSQFSGCDSVRDISNGLKSATGNLNHLGINRAPSKSTVAYQNANRDSSVFRGIFYSLFQYFGQQALWQRRKFRFKMPIKLLDSTLVSLTLSIYDWAHYTTTKGAVKMHTLLDYDSLLPEFVNITDGKTTDNKAAFDIELHPYSIVVADRGYCDYSLLNNWDSSNVFFVVRHKDNIRYKAIEELPLPEKHAQNVLIDEIIEFELSAAKSKYPKRLRRIAVWNDEHGFEIELLTNNFTLAASSIAALYKARWNIEIFFRNLKQLLRIKSFIGTSRNAVETQIWTAMTTMLILTWLKHIARYKWALANLVVTLRLNTFTKIDLQKWLDQPFTPPPETIEND is encoded by the coding sequence ATGGCAAATATAACACTTTTCGCACAGGTAATATCACATCTCCCGAAAGAAAATATCAGGAAAATCATAAAATCTTCGGGGTCAGACAAGCATTGTAAGGGCTACAATACATGGAGTCAGTTTGTTAGCATGATTTTCAGCCAATTCTCAGGATGTGATTCAGTCAGAGATATCTCAAACGGGCTGAAATCAGCCACCGGCAACCTCAATCATTTGGGAATCAACCGTGCACCATCCAAGTCAACGGTAGCATATCAGAACGCCAACCGAGACAGTTCGGTTTTTCGCGGCATATTCTACTCGTTGTTTCAGTATTTCGGACAGCAAGCCCTATGGCAACGAAGAAAGTTCCGTTTCAAGATGCCGATAAAACTGCTCGACTCCACATTGGTGTCATTGACTCTGTCAATATATGACTGGGCACATTACACTACCACCAAGGGGGCGGTCAAGATGCACACGCTATTGGACTATGACAGTCTTTTGCCGGAGTTCGTGAATATCACCGATGGCAAAACCACCGACAACAAAGCTGCTTTTGATATTGAGTTACATCCGTATAGTATTGTAGTAGCCGACCGAGGCTACTGTGACTACTCATTGCTGAATAATTGGGACAGCAGCAACGTGTTCTTTGTAGTGCGTCATAAAGACAATATCCGGTACAAAGCCATAGAGGAGTTGCCTTTGCCTGAAAAACACGCTCAGAATGTACTTATTGACGAAATAATCGAGTTCGAACTCTCGGCGGCCAAATCCAAATATCCCAAACGTTTACGTCGCATCGCAGTATGGAACGATGAACACGGTTTTGAAATTGAGTTACTCACAAACAACTTCACATTGGCAGCATCAAGCATAGCGGCTCTGTACAAGGCTCGGTGGAACATAGAAATCTTCTTTCGCAACCTCAAGCAACTGCTACGCATCAAGAGCTTTATCGGCACATCCCGCAATGCCGTAGAGACCCAAATATGGACTGCTATGACTACAATGCTGATTCTGACATGGCTAAAGCACATCGCAAGATACAAATGGGCATTGGCTAACCTTGTGGTCACGCTCCGGCTGAACACATTTACCAAAATCGACCTCCAAAAATGGCTTGATCAACCATTTACACCACCTCCCGAAACCATCGAAAACGATTAG